The window ttattttattgtttttCTGTTTATTAGTATTGCTTACTTTTCTGGATGCGAATGCTCTATTCCCAGCATCTTGCAAGCAAAAACCCGGGTGTGATATGGAAGGACTTGGTTTCTGGAATAGTGTGACGACTATCTCTTTATTTGTTTCATTATGctactctttctcttttcttttctcctctttttgttCTACGTCGACTGTCTTTATTGCATGCGTGCAATTTTAGCAGataatctttctcttctctgtttCTCGTTTTACACGTTGAATTTTGTGTGATATATGCATCGGagggcttctcttcttttctctttttggatAGATGACCTGTGTGGGATTCAAGCTTGAATCTCTCACATGAGCTCACGGGGCAATGTATATCCTGGCTTGgagacctttttttcttcctttttcaaCCTACTACTTTACCTCTTTATGACTGATGACGGATTTGgagcaaaaacaaacaacACGTGAAAAGGTGGAAGACGGCGACGTCTTAATACGGctaagaaaagggaaaaaagagaagagaaaacgtGCGAGACAGATTGCATAAACTGCTACACGAGATGCGGCTGTGCCGGACGGACTTAGCGTTCTATATAATGCTGCCTCGCGGCAAtactatttgcttttttttttttcctttttacgTATTGCAGTGAGGCAGCTGATGCAAAGTTATACACGTCTTCTATTTTGCGCATTTTGTCCCTTTACATTGACGCATAATGTGATGTAGTTCTACTCTATGTATAAGAGCAAGCAAGAGCTCATAGTATCTCTTCTGTAGGCTGTGTGTGATGGCCTCACTTTTATAAGCGCTGTGGGGGGCAAGATGCTGCAGAGGGTGGGGTTCAACTGCCGCCATTTGACCACATTGAAGCATTTTTCGCATCTTGTAGATGATGCAAAATGAAACTCGAATGGCTCTTCAATGGTCCAGTATTTTTTTCAAAGgctgtttattatatagtgagaccaaaaaaaaaagaacaaaaaatgATGTCGGACTTCTCCGTCTCGCCCATCCAACCCACGCCCTCCGCGATCGTAATCCAGCCCGCCACGCGACGGGGGAGAGTTCTCTGCAGAGTGAAACCTCCCTCAAGGGTCATCTCCATTGCTTAGGGCAGCACGGCAATCGCAGGTTACCCATGCGAGCGCGCAGCCACCGCGGCGTTCGGGCTGGGCGTCGAACGGAGGGGATCTGACGGGGGTGGGTGTGGAAAAGGCGAGTATTGAGTGAGAGCCTTCACCGTTTGACCATTACAGCCGGCAAAAGGGGCGGTTGTTTTGGTTTATAAAGGGTTGGGCGGCAGGCGGCGAATTGTTGGGCCGGTGGGGGCTTGCTTGGTCTTTGGTGCTACAGCAGAGTGGCATGTGCTATTAATGCAGAGAGCTATGGAGCAGCTCCAACTTCAACTTCATCCCATCAATCACAACTACAAGATGGCGCTGTCAACTGCCACAGCAATAACGCCGACAGCGCATTGATTTTGGATGCTGCATATCCATCACCTCATGCCGTCCACAATACTCATGGCCATATAATTCGGCTATCTCCCTCTATAGAATGACCTGCACCACCTGATTTGCGCATCTGCGGTCGTCCCTCCAGTCTTCATGCTCTTTCTCACACGACTTCGAACCCAACTCCACGACCTCTAATTACGACGGAAACGAATAAGAACGAAGCGAAGCAACTTGAATATTTACAGCGTGCTCATttgcaagaagaaaaaattacaaTACTTTACGATTTCTACTGCAATTGCCTGTACAAcgccatatatatataattcttgACCATGCTCACCACGGCTCCTCGACTGCGCATCCGCCGTCCTTCTCCCACAACCGCCGAATACACCGTCACCACGCTACCGCCCCAGACGCTGCCTCTACGTCTCTTatggctcctcctcctcttcctgcgcatcttcctctccctcgtCACGCTACTCGTCCTCTATGCGCGATGGGTCCAAGAGCGTAGCTCCTTTGGCGCAGTGCCAACAACACCCTTTCcgccctcctctcttccGCCGCTGCTCTCCCTCGACCGCATGGTATTGCTCCTCGACGCCTTCCAAGACACCCCCAGCGGCAAACTCCTCGCCCGCATCGCCGCCTCGGTGACCCTCCCCGTGCTGGTCCCCGTCGCCGCGGCGGTCTTCTACGCGCTCAGCCTGCGGGTCCACAAGGAGGAGAgcctgctggtgctgcgcGGGCTGGGCGTGCAGACGAGCGAGAGCCCGGCGACGTATCTGGCCAGCGCGGCGACGCGCTTCATCCCGACGGAGAAGATCCAGGACATACTGGTGAACGAGGCGTTTCGGGGCTTCGAGGTGCGGTATTACCTCGtcgtggtggtggagggagaggaggatgtCGTGGTGGTGTTTCCGGGCTTGCTGCCCAAGAGGAAGATTGTCGAGACGGTGTGGAGGGGGCTGAGGGAGTGTTTGTACGAGGGGAGAGGGGAGGATAGTAGAGTGGTGGCTAGCGAGAAATGACATGAGAATGTGGAGAaggatatataaaagaaacgTTATCTCAATAAGAGATACATAAGACATGCCATGTTTTGTTTCCCAGAGATGTGTATCCTAGAACTagaatctatatatatatataccccaTACAACAcgcttttttgtttctttttacttcCTCTCTTACTCGTCAGCCATGACGGCATCACCCTCCTCTGTCTTATTCGACTTCATCCCCTTCTTCGCCCTCATGTCCTCCGCGTTCGCATACCCCTTTCGCTTCGCATACTTGTCATTCTGCTCGTCCGCTgactccagcagcttcatgTTCATGACGCCGGGATACTTTCCGCTCAATCTCCCGTTGTTCCCCCCTTCAAAAACCTTGGTGCTATTGGCAATGGCGGGCGCGGCTTTGCCCACCGCCGCGGCAGTAGTGCCATTGTTCCCCTGCTGCGAaatgtgctgcagcagctggcccGCGAGGATCTCGTCCATCTTTCTCCCACGCCACATCTGCCATGCGTCGTCCATGATGCCAAACTGGCCGAACCGGCCACTAGGCCCATCCTCGCCGACGTATATCCACTTCAGGGCGTCATCTTTGCGCTGCGGCGCTACGGAGTCGCTCAGGTCGCTCGGGAAGATGCAGTCCCAAAGCACCAGGGGCACCTCGTCGGCCATGACGTAGTTTGGCCGGCGCGGGTTCTTCTCGACGTTGAGCAGCTCGCTGATGAGGGAGGGCTTCTCAAGGCCCTGgccgacgaggaagaggacggcGACCATGTGGCGGATTTGGTGCCACAGGAAGGCCGAGCCGCGGACGTGGAAGTAGTAGACTTTTGGGTATGCTTCGCCGGACGAGAGGTCCATGTCCTCGGGGGCGAAGCCTGCGGCTTTGAGGTACGGTAAAGCGGATGCGGCATCCTTCACTTCGACAATGTCCGATTCGAACATGCGCCTCTTGAAGTTTGTGATTTGCTTGGCGGGGTCGACCTTGCAGAGGTTGCGGAAATCGTGCTCTCCTTCGTACCGCTTTGCTGCGTCGCGCATGGCTTCGATGTCCAGCCAGCCTGGCTTCATGAGCTTCTTCGTCTCGTCCCTGTTTCCTTTGCCTCCTTCCTTTGCTGCGGAGGTTTCGATGAGAGATGGCGTGGGAGCAAAGGCGGGCTGCGTGAAGAAATATCTGTACTGGCGCTCTCGGCATGAGAAACGGGCAGAGAAGTCGGGAGGTGGTGCTGGACACCAGGCCAGGATTCGGATTTCCTTGGGCAGCAGGCGGTTGAGAACATGGGGGTAAGGGATCTCATCGCGAATGTCATCAAAGGGTTTTGCCGGCGCTTTTggcttgcttttcttttggtcTCGGCCCTCTACGGGAacgtcatcctcttcatcctccttcaCCAACTCTGCTTCATCAATCTCTGGCTGCTTCTTGGGCAACGGCCTGTTACTCCGTACTCTCAGCCCAATGACCTGTCCAAAGGCACTAACACCGCGGTCTGTCCGTCCACACTTGGAGTACTCGCAGCAGTCAAAGTCCACGACCTTTTCGTCTTCGGGAAAGATGAGGCACGCCTTGGTGAGGGCATTCCATAACTCCTCCTCGATGGACGGCTGGTTGCCCTGAGCCTGGAACTcgaagccgccaaagttTTTGCCCAGATATGCCAGCTTCAGGGCGATGAACCGAGTGGAATATTTTGAGGggtccatcttcttcttgcccttgggcTTTTTGACCGGCTGGGATgattctccatctcctgcttgttgctgttgctcttcAGGCGCCGCCTGGGCGACCTCATTGTTTGATGTTGAAATTGGCCCGGATGATGTAGCCACTCTCaactccttctccagctccttcacCCGCTGGATCAAGCCAGCTTTGGTCCAGTTGTTGTAATTCCCCTGGTCCGCCATCTTCGCTCTCCTCTCACGAACCAGTTCCAAGTTGTTGACTGttgagaagcagcagtgAAATCCTTCTCTAGCCCTGCTAGGCCAGCTTTTTATGGCACCTCCACAAATCTTGCGGCCTAGATTCCCCGGGTGGAAAGGTCGCATGTAATGAATATGAGCGTGAGAGTTTTTGATATTTCCATATCAATATAGGgactctcttctttttttttcttccttttcttaaGCTGCTTGTGAGTTTTTTCGCTGTAAACGACTCAATCGAGTGTGGGCTACTTACTTTTTTGGGCCAAAGAGTTGTGTGGCTTGATACCATGAATGTTGTGGCTTAGCGCGATAAGAAGCGCCACTTAAAATGTCAACGCTATTACTGAGCGCATATGACCTCTCTCTATCTATCTGTTTCATTGCAGCCGATCTCTATGccgcctctctccctctcccctctTCAATTAAATCGAAGCTTCTTCCTCGGGAAAAATGGAAGATGCGGTCGTTAGGCTGCTTCTCGTGGGAGATGAAAAATGCGGCAAAACGACGTTTCTCTCGTGCGTACAGACATTTCGTAGGGTAGTGACATTCTGCTGACGGACTTTTATGATGCAGGAGAGTGAAGGCTGGAGAAGGGATCAATCCGATACCGCTCCTACGTGATATTGACCAACCATACACATTTTCTGTGAACATGTCATCCAGGAGGTATCGTTTTGAGTTTTACGATACTTCCAGCCCGGAAAACTGGCGGCTGCTGGATCCGGATGTCATTATCATCTGCTACGATATCAGCCAGCGTTTGAGCCTCATCAATATGAAAAGATATGTCAGTATTGCATCTGTTTtatttgactttttttttgccttatTGATTTACTATATATCCACCccaaaagtattttaatatttacaaATTATGTGATTGCAATTAGTGGATCAACGAGGTCAAACAGTCGTTTTCGCGCAGAGACTCTTTGCCGGTGGTAATAATGGGGCTGAAGAGAGACTTGCGGTCTGAGAATGATCCAAATGGTATTATATATCCGCAAGACGCCTATCGAATGGCCCAGGAGATGAGGGCAGATCGGTATGTCGAATGCTCGGCAGTGACGGGCGAGTTGATAAGGCCGGCATTTGAAGATATCTGCAAGACGGCCATTGCGACGACAACGGAGAAAGGAGGACAGAGTGAGGGTGGCTGTACGATAATGTGAAGTGTTTCGGTTTGTTGCCGTCCTTAATGTGATTTTTAGATAGCAAAGCGAGTTATTGTTTGCCCATGTTAcccaaaaagaaatgaatatGGTGTTGGTAGTTTTAATCGTAGATGAAAGTCTCATGAAGCGTTTACATCGTCCGCGGCATCGTCCGCATTGCCGTTTGCATTGGGTTCTGAGGCCTCAAACTGGCCCAAAACCTCCAAGATAATGTTGACCATTTCCTCCTGTTGCTCGTCGCTAAAGCGCTCCGCCATCTCTTCGATGACCGTGTTGAGCGCGGCCACAGAAGCTGGCCGTAGGTTGAGAATCATGACGACTTCACCCTTGGAGAGCTCGTACGGGCTTAGGCGTTCAAGCAGTTGAGAGATGCAGTTGGGGGTGTATGTGCTGGGCTTCTGGCTTAGAGGATTGGGATGTGATTGTAAATATTGAATGAGCTGTGAATCGTCAGCGACTAACAGTCTTGAGCATCTCATAAATCTCGTCATGACGAACCTCTCTGACGACCGTCTCCAGATTAGGGGGGCCGCGTCGTTTCCTCAGCTTGTATAAGTTCTTTTGCTGGGACAGATGCTGGAGCACTTCATAATTAGTGAGTACAGCAGCCTGAGCTTCGATGACCTTCATTTTGCTGGTGGTTTATGCTGcagtgaagatggcgaacTCAGAAGCCACACCACCAAAGAGCGAATAGATGATTGGAGATGAAAATAATAACCCGTAGTTGAAATAATGTATGTTTCCGTTTTCACTTTTTAGCAAGAGAGGCGACCCAGCACGCAAATCGCCAATTCGCAGATCGATTTACCATGTGATTCAAGAAAAGCTTGGAGGTGCAAGCATTTTCTGCTACCAAACGGATAGTCCAATCAGAGCAGCACTAATTGCCCCCCATACCTTTTGGCTCTAGCTGACCGCCAAACACACGCCGCTAGAAATTtcctgcgctgctgctgcactagCGGTAGTCGTACAGTGTGGATTTCTGCTTTTGCACTTAAAATTATGTACATGCATCTAATATGCAGGGCTTGGAAAGTTGGGGATCTAAGACATCATTTGCCTTGTAGTGAGTACATGGATTATCACATGCAGGCAGTTAAAACTAGCGGTGATGGAAGCGGCAAAGTCTTATGTCCTAGGTCGATGGGACAAGTCGTTGCCATGTGAG is drawn from Trichoderma asperellum chromosome 4, complete sequence and contains these coding sequences:
- a CDS encoding uncharacterized protein (TransMembrane:2 (o34-55i102-126o)) gives rise to the protein MLTTAPRLRIRRPSPTTAEYTVTTLPPQTLPLRLLWLLLLFLRIFLSLVTLLVLYARWVQERSSFGAVPTTPFPPSSLPPLLSLDRMVLLLDAFQDTPSGKLLARIAASVTLPVLVPVAAAVFYALSLRVHKEESLLVLRGLGVQTSESPATYLASAATRFIPTEKIQDILVNEAFRGFEVRYYLVVVVEGEEDVVVVFPGLLPKRKIVETVWRGLRECLYEGRGEDSRVVASEK
- a CDS encoding uncharacterized protein (BUSCO:EOG092D3BBO), with the protein product MRPFHPGNLGRKICGGAIKSWPSRAREGFHCCFSTVNNLELVRERRAKMADQGNYNNWTKAGLIQRVKELEKELRVATSSGPISTSNNEVAQAAPEEQQQQAGDGESSQPVKKPKGKKKMDPSKYSTRFIALKLAYLGKNFGGFEFQAQGNQPSIEEELWNALTKACLIFPEDEKVVDFDCCEYSKCGRTDRGVSAFGQVIGLRVRSNRPLPKKQPEIDEAELVKEDEEDDVPVEGRDQKKSKPKAPAKPFDDIRDEIPYPHVLNRLLPKEIRILAWCPAPPPDFSARFSCRERQYRYFFTQPAFAPTPSLIETSAAKEGGKGNRDETKKLMKPGWLDIEAMRDAAKRYEGEHDFRNLCKVDPAKQITNFKRRMFESDIVEVKDAASALPYLKAAGFAPEDMDLSSGEAYPKVYYFHVRGSAFLWHQIRHMVAVLFLVGQGLEKPSLISELLNVEKNPRRPNYVMADEVPLVLWDCIFPSDLSDSVAPQRKDDALKWIYVGEDGPSGRFGQFGIMDDAWQMWRGRKMDEILAGQLLQHISQQGNNGTTAAAVGKAAPAIANSTKVFEGGNNGRLSGKYPGVMNMKLLESADEQNDKYAKRKGYANAEDMRAKKGMKSNKTEEGDAVMADE
- a CDS encoding uncharacterized protein (EggNog:ENOG41), with product MEDAVVRLLLVGDEKCGKTTFLSRVKAGEGINPIPLLRDIDQPYTFSVNMSSRRYRFEFYDTSSPENWRLLDPDVIIICYDISQRLSLINMKRYWINEVKQSFSRRDSLPVVIMGLKRDLRSENDPNGIIYPQDAYRMAQEMRADRYVECSAVTGELIRPAFEDICKTAIATTTEKGGQSEGGCTIM
- a CDS encoding uncharacterized protein (EggNog:ENOG41), which encodes MKVIEAQAAVLTNYEVLQHLSQQKNLYKLRKRRGPPNLETVVRELIQYLQSHPNPLSQKPSTYTPNCISQLLERLSPYELSKGEVVMILNLRPASVAALNTVIEEMAERFSDEQQEEMVNIILEVLGQFEASEPNANGNADDAADDVNAS